One window of Acropora palmata chromosome 1, jaAcrPala1.3, whole genome shotgun sequence genomic DNA carries:
- the LOC141879592 gene encoding laminin subunit alpha-3-like, producing the protein MTPRRRMISVAIICSILAVFVTEVSSNDCRINEVCLPGPRNVAKLDSASVIASSTCGNPPTEYCKVKPLNTCKYCNKTDHTVEKMTDDFLSTSWQSVTWWDWYLQNNRTNEPLKVNVTISFNKSYALTGQIQLLFKSPRPREMILEKSDDRGKTWSTLQYYAEDCVRHFNITSSSIEDSLLGDYSIHCVTEYSSFLPQEDGEVKFDFLRRYVKSHFWNGTLQEYLTATDIRVQMLYPGTEGQNNLEIKTKDILNQYFYSIADLRVIGRCQCHGHAKYCDFPNQQGKDCDCGHNTEGEDCERCEPLYNNRTWMPATSEEEPNPCQACECHDHAISCHYNTTLGHGVCDNCKHNTTGLYCEQCLDKFYRNMSKPLNDAAVCLSCNCFMFGIINNGSCNQTTGQCACKQNVTGRQCDKCEDTFWGFHLPPEGHCRKCGCNSNGTKNGTFSCNQHWGDCPCKDNIHLRTCSECKDGFFSFPTTVAADCLQCDCDYGGSRKKICEKENGTCLCRNKIEGKRCTRATPGFFVASFDHFKLEAEDAMGDYISTTYFTGVNQQFTGRGYAKIEQNQFIAFSFDNNRSSSVTFSGYIVIRYKKLKEDNITLGLVVRSCNSSFCHVTEDLSFSLLSSGFGLAWISPELSSFQRGRVYLLNLTFIGGWYANSSVEIDSLVLLPDIRDTRINNVTAQQRAAVHGMTSVDIEGCWKNSSSLSGLSYNRNVCMNVTFSVMAEVFDGALPCSCNNTGTENGTTCMLLGGQCHCKPGVTGRSCDRCLPGYFNFTDGGCRACNCSELGSTDLVCDPVSGQCPCRPGVVTRTCGRCNASYYGFHTGRGCQECRCNESGSADPQCDSNGDCQCKNSTSGKKCDKCNRNFFNFTSAGCQPCNCHEGGSTSLQCHQSSGICPCKTNAEGNKCEKCKNGTYNSDPNNPDGCSPCFCYGRSSSCSSAQGFIRSHLTANFSRSINLDSSSNKPLFQISDDTTLRFNFTAGVYVKLTLYSPFAGNQLNSYNQLFKLTMDYSSVNASVLAIWNLTLRGTNGREASFNVSLPPSTSNKEYDVRLHERHAVDNLTAYALQSILADIEFVQLYGSFMSSGNVTIGMRLVTATEGVVDEVAFVENCTCPNNYTELSCGYCYSGYTRQDPSSSHPRTPCVLCSCSGRSTDCYPENGTCYNCRTGSEGTHCERCQRGVLNSSDCTRCIPGFFGLTPFSGGCQECDCVLPNTMYGNSSVCNETSGKCTCKPKIGGRQCDRCHENAYNTSRGCVDCPECYRLIYEEVQQLRVKAAALESTIKRLQNGDIGDASFAQRLSNATKHVDGIVAEAEEAREKEKNLTMKISGLNETLNNLEGVLVHELTPKMNSLSGNLTSVLADRNITDHLISQIRDAVNYGHRVLNMSIDHSVKETESVSKYLNSMVPRLSELANNLTIGASRQNSSAWEIGDIVNKTKEKIDRAKFVIGNASFEQEKLEGDLKRLRERVTDIQIFGEKINSTNYALYMNASVVLARANQTLSGGKNLEPYSWDTINQIKVAAENARIWTRKLVLEIQNITKMYNNLTYHVKLAVEEAKELTSHVSKAQRRGQTILDEAKRARTEGLNALRLAEKTFTDAKKMLQILQNFEAKSSEAQKFAEESLQRALKSNSTSWNVIKYAQEMNTTLQDTLVRATRNLDLAKQAWNISQNEKKEVAIIQENAITLNLNASHSKYTKKYFAEIKLNASSFNATSQQHIVACEQNYSSKSRDALQKAYLAKGEADKGDTAVKNLTVKVEHLVQEVNTLQKVNTSRLAELKKNIETIREGFTQRNITEIIKQLKEAKDDQQKFLNEYRANVREKRIEIAELKQLHLSLASIPCKMPLSGTVLET; encoded by the exons ATGACCCCAAGAAGACGGATGATCAGTGTTGCGATCATATGTTCCATTCTGGCGGTGTTTGTGACTGAGGTGTCAAGCAACGATTGCCGTATTAATGAAGTTTGTTTGCCTGGTCCAAGGAACGTAGCCAAGCTAGACAGTGCATCTGTGATTGCTTCAAGTACGTGTGGTAATCCACCCACAGAATACTGCAAAGTGAAGCCATTGAATACTTGCAAGTACTGCAACAAAACTGATCATACCGTGGAGAAAATGACGGACGATTTTCTTAGCACGAGTTGGCAGTCTGTAACATGGTGGGATTGGtatttgcaaaacaacagGACAAACGAACCTTTGAAGGTGAATGTAACCATTTCGTTTAACAAGAGTTATGCTCTAACTGGACAGATTCAATTGCTCTTCAAGTCGCCGCGACCGAGGGAAATGATATTGGAAAAATCTGACGACAGAGGAAAAACGTGGAGCACACTCCAATATTACGCAGAGGATTGCGTTCGTCATTTCAACATCACCAGTTCGTCTATTGAAGACAGTTTACTCGGCGACTATAGCATTCACTGTGTAACGGAATATAGTAGTTTCCTCCCGCAGGAAGATGGTGAGGTAAAATTCGACTTCTTGCGGCGGTACGTGAAGAGTCACTTTTGGAATGGTACATTACAAGAGTATTTGACAGCCACGGATATCCGTGTGCAGATGCTTTATCCAGGCACTGAGGGCCAAAATAACTTAGAAATCAAGACAAAAGATATCTTAAATCAGTATTTCTACTCCATTGCCGATCTGAGAGTGATTGGACGATGCCAATGCCATGGGCATGCAAAATATTGCGATTTCCCCAATCAACAGGGAAAAGATTGCGACTGCGGCCACAACACCGAAGGTGAAGATTGCGAGAGATGCGAACCACTTTATAATAACAGAACATGGATGCCAGCCACCTCGGAGGAGGAACCAAATCCTTGTCAAG cATGTGAGTGTCATGACCATGCCATTAGCTGTCACTACAATACGACCCTGGGCCATGGAGTGTGTGATAActgcaaacataacaccacagGTCTTTACTGTGAACAGTGCCTCGATAAGTTTTACCGAAACATGAGTAAACCACTTAATGATGCTGCAGTTTGTTTGT CCTGCAACTGCTTCATGTTTGGGATCATAAATAATGGCTCATGCAATCAAACAACAGGACAGTGTGCATGTAAACAGAATGTGACAGGTCGACAATGTGATAAGTGTGAAGATACTTTCTGGGGTTTTCATCTCCCCCCTGAAGGTCACTGTAGAA AGTGTGGCTGTAATTCTAATGGCACAAAGAATGGAACATTTAGCTGCAATCAACACTGGGGTGATTGCCCATGCAAAGACAACATCCATCTGCGCACCTGCTCTGAGTGTAAGGATGGCTTCTTCTCCTTCCCAACAACTGTTGCTGCAGACTGTCTGCAGTGTGACTGTGATTATGGTGGAAGCAGAAAGAAGAtctgtgaaaaagaaaatg GAACATGCCTCTGTCGAAATAAAATTGAAGGAAAACGATGCACAAGGGCAACTCCTGGATTCTTTGTTGCTTCCTTTGATCATTTCAAACTTGAGGCAGAAGATGCAATGGGCGATTACATTTCTACAACATACTTTACAGGTGTAAATCAACAATTTACTGGAAGAGGCTACGCAAAGATTGAACAAAATCAGTTTATTGCCTTTTCATTTGACAATAATAGATCGTCAAGTGTTACTTTCTCTGGCTACATTGTTATTCGCtacaaaaagttgaaagaagaTAATATAACCTTGGGACTCGTTGTTCGTTCTTGTAACTCTTCTTTCTGTCATGTGACTGAGGATTtgagtttttcacttttatcaAGTGGATTTGGTTTGGCTTGGATATCACCAGAACTCAGTTCTTTTCAAAGAGGACGAGTGTATCTCTTGAACTTGACATTTATTGGTGGATGGTATGCCAATTCATCAGTAGAGATTGATTCACTGGTCTTGCTTCCTGATATACGCGACACTAGGATCAATAATGTGACTGCTCAACAACGTGCTGCTGTCCATGGGATGACATCTGTTGATATCGAAGGGTGCTGGAAAAACTCTAGTTCTCTTTCTGGGTTATCTTATAACCGGAATGTCTGCATGAATGTTACCTTCTCTGTTATGGCGGAGGTTTTTGATGGAGCCTTGC CTTGTTCTTGTAACAATACAGGAACTGAGAATGGCACAACATGTATGCTATTAGGAGGCCAGTGCCACTGCAAGCCAGGAGTAACAGGACGTTCATGTGATCGTTGTTTACCAGGATATTTTAACTTTACAGATGGAGGATGTAGAG CTTGTAATTGCAGTGAGTTGGGATCAACAGACTTGGTTTGTGATCCTGTCTCTGGCCAGTGTCCATGTAGACCTGGTGTTGTGACAAGAACTTGTGGAAGGTGCAACGCTAGTTACTATGGCTTTCACACTGGAAGGGGATGTCAAGAGTGTAGGTGCAATGAAAGTGGCTCAGCAGATCCTCAATGTGACTCTAATGGAGATTGCCAATGTAAGAACAGCACCAGTGGCAAAAAGTGCGACAAGTGCAATAGGAACTTCTTTAACTTCACATCAGCGGGATGTCA GCCTTGTAATTGTCATGAAGGAGGGTCTACTTCATTGCAGTGCCACCAAAGCTCAGGTATCTGCCCTTGCAAGACAAATGCTGAAGGCAACAAGTGCGAGAAATGCAAGAATGGAACATACAATAGTGACCCTAACAATCCTGATGGATGCTCCCCTTGTTTCTGTTATGGACGATCAAGTAGCTGCTCCTCTGCGCAAGGTTTCATCAGATCTCACCTGACGGCAAATTTCTCCCGAAGTATCAATCTTGATTCTTCAAGTAATAAGCCTCTCTTTCAAATATCCGATGATACAACTTTACGATTCAACTTTACAGCAGGCGTCTATGTAAAACTGACATTGTACAGTCCGTTCGCAGGAAACCAACTTAACTCGTACAACCAGCTTTTCAAGTTAACCATGGATTACAGTAGTGTTAATGCCAGTGTACTTGCAATTTGGAATTTAACGCTGAGAGGAACCAATGGGCGTGAGGCATCTTTTAATGTTTCTCTTCCACCCTCTACGTCAAACAAGGAATATGACGTTCGATTGCACGAGCGTCATGCGGTGGATAACTTAACAGCTTATGCACTCCAAAGCATCCTGGCAGACATAGAATTTGTTCAATTGTATGGGAGTTTTATGTCTTCTGGTAATGTCACTATCGGCATGAGGCTGGTTACCGCTACTGAAGGTGTCGTTGACGAAGTGGCTTTTGTTGAAAACTGTACATGTCCAAACAACTACACAGAACTGTCATGTGGATATTGTTATTCAG GATATACCCGTCAAGACCCGAGCTCTTCACACCCTCGCACGCCATGCGTGCTATGCTCCTGCTCTGGACGATCTACAGATTGTTACCCAGAAAATGGCACTTGTTATAACTGTCGCACAGGTTCCGAAGGTACACACTGTGAGAGATGCCAGCGAGGGGTACTTAATTCATCTGATTGCACACGCTGTATACCTGGATTCTTTGGGTTGACTCCTTTCTCTGGCGGATGTCAAG AATGCGACTGTGTACTACCCAATACTATGTACGGCAACAGCAGTGTGTGCAACGAGACATCTGGAAAGTGCACCTGCAAGCCAAAAATTGGTGGAAGGCAGTGTGACCGGTGCCATGAAAATGCGTACAATACAAGCAGGGGGTGTGTTG ATTGCCCGGAATGTTACCGTCTTATCTATGAAGAGGTGCAACAACTTCGAGTCAAAGCAGCTGCGCTCGAAAGCACGATAAAGCGTCTACAAAATGGTGATATCGGTGACGCCTCGTTCGCTCAGAGACTCTCTAACGCTACAAAACACGTGGATGGTATTGTAGCTGAAGCAGAAGAGGCtagagagaaagagaagaatcTGACGATGAAGATAAGTGGACTCAACGAGACTTTGAATAATCTGGAGGGGGTTTTGGTGCATGAACTTACTCCGAAGATGAACAGTCTTTCCGGCAACCTTACATCTGTTCTTGCTGATAGAAATATTACGGACCATCTGATTTCCCAGATTCGTGACGCAGTTAATTATGGTCATAGAGTACTGAATATGTCTATCGATCATTCTGTAAAGGAGACAGAGTCCGTGAGCAAATACCTCAATTCAATGGTGCCAAGGTTGAGTGAGCTAGCGAATAATTTGACGATCGGAGCCAGTCGTCAAAATAGTTCTGCATGGGAGATCGGAGACATCGTGAACAAAACCAAGGAGAAGATAGACCGCGCTAAATTCGTGATCGGCAATGCCTCGTTTGAGCAGGAAAAACTCGAGGGTGACCTCAAACGTTTGAGAGAGCGTGTTACAGACATACAAATTTTcggtgaaaaaataaactccacgaaTTATGCGCTGTACATGAATGCTTCGGTCGTTTTGGCGCGAGCCAATCAGACTTTGTCAGGGGGTAAGAACTTAGAACCTTACAGCTGGGATACCATAAACCAGATCAAAGTAGCTGCTGAAAATGCGCGTATCTGGACTCGCAAACTGGTATTAGAGATTCAGAATATCACGAAGATGTATAACAATTTAACATATCATGTTAAGCTTGCTGTCGAGGAGGCGAAAGAGTTGACATCTCATGTAAGCAAAGCACAGAGGCGGGGGCAAACCATTCTTGACGAAGCAAAGAGGGCCAGAACAGAAGGTCTCAACGCTCTTAGGTTGGCGGAGAAGACTTTCACcgatgcaaaaaaaatgctacAGATTCTGCAGAATTTTGAGGCAAAATCCAGCGAAGCTCAAAAGTTCGCTGAAGAGTCACTGCAGAGAGCACTCAAGTCTAACTCAACGAGCTGGAACGTGATTAAGTACGCCCAAGAGATGAACACTACGCTTCAAGATACTCTTGTAAGGGCAACCCGTAATCTGGACCTAGCAAAACAGGCGTGGAATATTTCCcagaatgaaaagaaa gaGGTCGCAATTATTCAGGAGAATGCCA